From a single Sinomonas atrocyanea genomic region:
- a CDS encoding CaiB/BaiF CoA transferase family protein gives MTVHEAGVRPGAAPGAAPGAAPGAAPGPASGTEGPLRDLVVLDLSRILSGPFATMTLADLGADVIKVEQPGHGDDTRQWGPPFQGEEAAYYLSVNRNKRSLAVDLKSADGLAAVRRLAHRADVVVENFRPGTAQRLGLGYEDLAAENPGLIYASISGYGQTGPEASRAGYDAIAQARSGIMSVTGEEDGPPVRVGMSGSDLIAGTWAVIGILAALHERDRTGRGQWVDISLLDGSVSWLTYVASGYFASGETPKRYGSAHPTIAPYQAFPTQDGWIMIAVGNDGLWRRFTDAVGRPELADDPRFRANPLRVAHRGELIPLLEEILRTRPTADWLAALDAAGVPVGPIQTVAEAVRDPQVLARGMVAEVEHPTAGPLKTLACPVRLTRTPATVRTPPPLLGQHSDEVLAGLGYGEDDLERLHATGALG, from the coding sequence GTGACGGTGCACGAGGCGGGCGTCCGCCCCGGCGCGGCGCCCGGCGCTGCGCCCGGGGCCGCCCCGGGCGCGGCGCCCGGGCCGGCGTCCGGGACGGAGGGCCCGCTGCGGGACCTCGTGGTGCTGGACCTGAGCCGGATCCTCTCCGGACCGTTCGCCACGATGACGCTCGCGGACCTCGGCGCGGACGTGATCAAGGTCGAGCAGCCCGGCCACGGCGACGACACGCGGCAGTGGGGCCCGCCCTTCCAGGGGGAGGAGGCCGCCTACTACCTCTCCGTGAACCGCAACAAACGCAGCCTGGCCGTGGACCTGAAGTCGGCGGACGGCCTCGCCGCCGTCCGCCGGCTCGCCCACCGCGCGGACGTCGTGGTCGAGAACTTCCGCCCGGGCACCGCGCAGCGGCTCGGCCTCGGCTACGAGGACCTCGCCGCCGAGAACCCGGGCCTCATCTACGCCTCGATCAGCGGCTACGGCCAGACCGGACCCGAGGCCTCCCGCGCCGGCTACGACGCGATCGCCCAGGCCCGCAGCGGGATCATGAGCGTCACCGGCGAGGAGGACGGGCCGCCCGTGCGCGTGGGCATGAGCGGCTCCGACCTCATCGCAGGGACATGGGCCGTGATCGGGATCCTCGCGGCCCTGCACGAGCGGGACCGCACGGGCCGCGGCCAGTGGGTGGACATCAGCCTCCTCGACGGCTCCGTCTCCTGGCTCACCTACGTGGCCAGCGGCTACTTCGCCAGCGGGGAGACCCCGAAGCGCTACGGCTCGGCCCACCCGACCATCGCCCCCTACCAGGCCTTCCCCACCCAGGACGGCTGGATCATGATCGCCGTGGGGAACGACGGTCTCTGGCGCCGGTTCACCGACGCCGTGGGCCGGCCCGAGCTCGCCGACGACCCCCGCTTCCGCGCCAACCCGCTCCGCGTGGCCCACCGCGGCGAGCTGATCCCCCTCCTCGAGGAGATCCTCCGGACGCGGCCGACGGCGGACTGGCTCGCCGCGCTCGACGCCGCCGGCGTGCCCGTGGGGCCGATCCAGACCGTCGCCGAGGCGGTCCGGGACCCGCAGGTCCTCGCCCGGGGCATGGTCGCCGAGGTCGAGCACCCCACCGCGGGGCCGCTCAAGACCCTGGCCTGCCCCGTCCGGCTCACCCGCACCCCCGCCACCGTGCGGACGCCGCCGCCCCTGCTCGGCCAGCACAGCGACGAGGTGCTCGCGGGCCTCGGCTACGGCGAGGACGACCTCGAGCGCCTGCACGCCACGGGGGCGCTCGGATGA
- a CDS encoding MFS transporter → MSVQAVTREQAVRRATYASVVGTTIEWYDFFLYGTAAALVFPHLFFPGGDNFAGIIAAFGTQFVGFVARPVGAAIFGHYGDRIGRKTTLMVTLFLMAFGTVLIGILPTYQAIGVWAPILLTVLRIIQGIGVGGEWGGSVLIAMEWGHQERRGLSASWPQMGVPLGLVLSTGLVRITSGATGADFSAWGWRVPFLLSIILVGVGLFVRLRVVESPEFEAVRKQDKVVRVPLVEAIRRQPKEILLTALVRTSEQAPFYLFITFVITYATKQLKFNSDAILVDTLIAAALGLISIPVFGRLSDRFGRKLVYGIGVVLTAAYAFPYFGLMNTGNALFIGIAVVVSLIFHDIQYGPQAALIAESFDADIRYTGAGLGYQLASVIAGGPAPLIAAALLAGTGSSTAISIYIIICAVVSMAALLLLPSRRTAGAAAPAARSHKSMRHA, encoded by the coding sequence ATGAGTGTTCAAGCAGTAACCCGCGAACAGGCCGTGCGCCGAGCCACCTACGCGAGCGTGGTGGGCACCACGATCGAGTGGTACGACTTCTTCCTCTACGGCACGGCTGCCGCCCTCGTGTTCCCGCACCTGTTCTTCCCGGGCGGGGACAACTTCGCCGGGATTATCGCCGCCTTCGGCACCCAGTTCGTCGGCTTCGTGGCGCGCCCCGTCGGCGCGGCGATCTTCGGCCACTACGGCGACCGGATCGGGCGCAAGACCACACTCATGGTCACCCTGTTCCTCATGGCCTTCGGCACCGTGCTGATCGGCATTCTGCCCACCTACCAGGCCATCGGCGTCTGGGCCCCGATCCTCCTGACGGTGCTGCGCATCATCCAGGGCATCGGCGTGGGCGGCGAGTGGGGCGGCTCCGTCCTCATCGCCATGGAGTGGGGCCACCAGGAGCGCCGCGGCCTCTCGGCCAGCTGGCCGCAGATGGGCGTCCCGCTGGGCCTCGTGCTCTCGACCGGCCTGGTCCGCATAACCTCCGGCGCCACCGGCGCGGACTTCTCCGCCTGGGGCTGGCGCGTCCCGTTCCTGCTGAGCATCATCCTCGTCGGCGTCGGCCTGTTCGTGCGGCTCCGCGTGGTGGAGAGCCCGGAGTTCGAGGCAGTCCGCAAGCAGGACAAGGTGGTCCGGGTCCCGCTGGTCGAGGCGATCCGCCGCCAGCCCAAGGAGATCCTCCTGACCGCCCTCGTGCGCACCTCGGAGCAGGCGCCGTTCTACCTGTTCATCACGTTCGTCATCACGTACGCGACCAAGCAGCTCAAGTTCAACAGCGATGCGATCCTCGTGGACACCCTCATCGCCGCGGCCCTCGGGCTCATCAGCATCCCGGTGTTCGGCAGGCTCTCCGACCGGTTCGGCAGGAAGCTCGTCTACGGCATCGGCGTGGTCCTCACGGCGGCGTACGCCTTCCCGTACTTCGGCCTCATGAACACCGGCAATGCGCTCTTCATCGGCATCGCCGTGGTGGTGAGCCTGATCTTCCACGACATCCAGTACGGGCCCCAGGCCGCGCTCATCGCCGAGAGCTTCGACGCCGACATCCGGTACACCGGAGCGGGCCTCGGCTACCAGCTCGCGAGCGTGATCGCCGGCGGTCCCGCCCCGCTCATCGCCGCCGCCCTGCTGGCGGGCACGGGCAGCTCGACCGCGATCTCGATCTACATCATCATCTGCGCCGTGGTCAGCATGGCCGCGCTCCTGCTCCTCCCGAGCCGGCGCACGGCGGGCGCCGCCGCCCCGGCGGCCCGGTCGCACAAGTCGATGAGGCACGCGTGA
- a CDS encoding IclR family transcriptional regulator, translating to MARESGSVGAPLLVLAKVSAILDCFSAEAPEPTLQQIIRGTGLPASTCQRLVQNMVREGFLDKDGDTYRIGIQLVRWATPGTIGLDIVRTVRPILHALRDETGETACLYVRDGAHRTVVSVAETRHVVMRPFYVGQVMPIHAGAPGKIFLAFDPEARAAIQDAELTRFTTHTPDSWEQLDEQVELARSQGFFAAFGERNSDVGSISAPVYSHTGELAAVLGVGFPVQRVGPDDVERLGPAVARAAREASQAMGYRPPEPHPTAARAAAAPPARAGRLSAAGT from the coding sequence ATGGCAAGGGAATCGGGCAGCGTGGGCGCACCTCTCCTGGTGCTCGCGAAAGTCTCGGCGATCCTGGACTGTTTCTCGGCGGAGGCGCCCGAGCCCACGCTGCAGCAGATCATCCGGGGCACCGGCCTGCCCGCGAGCACGTGCCAGCGCCTCGTGCAGAACATGGTGCGCGAGGGCTTCCTCGACAAGGACGGCGACACGTACCGGATCGGGATCCAGCTGGTGCGGTGGGCCACGCCGGGCACGATCGGCCTGGACATCGTCCGCACGGTGCGGCCCATCCTCCACGCCCTGCGGGACGAGACCGGGGAGACGGCCTGCCTCTACGTGCGCGACGGCGCGCACCGCACCGTGGTCTCCGTGGCCGAGACCCGGCACGTGGTCATGCGGCCCTTCTACGTGGGCCAAGTGATGCCCATCCACGCCGGCGCCCCGGGGAAGATCTTCCTCGCGTTCGATCCCGAGGCCAGGGCCGCGATCCAGGACGCCGAGCTGACGCGTTTCACCACCCACACCCCGGACAGCTGGGAGCAGCTGGACGAGCAGGTCGAACTCGCCCGCTCGCAGGGCTTCTTCGCCGCCTTCGGCGAGCGCAACAGCGACGTGGGCTCCATCAGCGCCCCGGTCTACAGCCACACGGGGGAGCTCGCGGCCGTGCTGGGCGTCGGCTTCCCGGTGCAGCGGGTCGGGCCGGACGACGTCGAGCGGCTCGGTCCCGCCGTGGCACGCGCCGCCCGGGAGGCGAGCCAGGCCATGGGCTACCGGCCCCCGGAGCCGCACCCGACCGCCGCGCGGGCCGCCGCCGCTCCTCCCGCGCGCGCCGGGCGGCTCTCCGCGGCGGGGACCTGA
- a CDS encoding LacI family DNA-binding transcriptional regulator — MATIADIASAAGVSKSTVSRSFTRPDSVNAETRERVLAVAAQLGYSAAPAKAESTGTVALYIPDISNPYYPPLVRAIQSACRRQSLSLIMVDGDDDPEADAEELERIIGRVDGAIVFAPRLDAARIHALDAVSPVVLINHVVEGLPSVILSAPEGARQAVEHLAALGHRAIAYLASWEDNYTSRVRLAAAEEAADHLGVTLRVLTHAEPTYIAGVRGADLVLAEPVTAVIAHNDLMAFGCMNRLADRAVRAGKDVSVVGFDDVWLASASRPTLTTVNTPYERGGAVALRMLTERIGDPDRPASTVHLSGDLVVRDSTGPAPALA, encoded by the coding sequence ATGGCGACGATCGCTGACATCGCCAGCGCCGCTGGCGTCTCCAAGTCCACGGTCTCGCGGTCCTTCACCCGCCCCGACTCGGTCAACGCCGAGACCCGTGAGCGGGTGCTGGCCGTAGCCGCACAGCTGGGCTACAGCGCCGCGCCGGCGAAGGCCGAGTCCACCGGCACCGTGGCGCTGTACATCCCGGACATCTCCAACCCCTACTACCCGCCGCTCGTGCGCGCCATCCAGTCCGCGTGCCGCAGGCAGTCGCTCTCGCTCATCATGGTCGACGGCGACGACGATCCCGAGGCCGATGCCGAGGAGCTCGAGCGGATCATCGGGCGGGTTGACGGCGCGATCGTCTTCGCCCCGAGGCTCGACGCCGCCCGCATCCACGCGCTCGACGCCGTCTCCCCCGTGGTGCTCATCAACCACGTGGTCGAGGGCCTGCCCTCGGTGATCCTCTCCGCACCGGAGGGGGCCCGCCAGGCGGTCGAGCACCTTGCGGCCCTCGGCCACCGGGCCATCGCGTACCTCGCAAGCTGGGAGGACAACTACACCTCCCGGGTCCGCCTGGCCGCCGCGGAGGAGGCCGCCGACCACCTCGGCGTCACCCTGCGCGTGCTCACCCATGCCGAACCGACCTACATCGCCGGGGTGCGGGGGGCGGACCTGGTCCTCGCCGAGCCCGTCACCGCGGTGATCGCCCACAACGACCTCATGGCCTTCGGGTGCATGAACCGACTCGCGGACCGCGCGGTCCGCGCGGGCAAGGACGTCAGCGTCGTCGGGTTCGACGACGTCTGGCTCGCCTCCGCCTCCCGTCCCACCCTGACCACGGTGAACACACCGTACGAGCGGGGCGGCGCCGTCGCCCTCCGCATGCTGACCGAGCGCATCGGTGACCCCGACCGCCCGGCCAGCACGGTCCACCTGTCCGGGGACCTCGTGGTCCGCGACAGCACTGGCCCCGCCCCGGCGCTCGCCTGA
- a CDS encoding MFS transporter produces the protein MSSYSDTPSGIVDPDIATPEEQTRRVRRAKKAALAAFLGGALEYYDFFVYATAASLVFSKIFFPAGDPVVAQISSFATFGVAYVARPFGAIVFGHLGDRIGRKNTLVLTLVLMGASTFLIGALPDFHAVGYLAPVLLVALRLLQGLSAGAETAGASALTMEESPVGRRAFFPSFSMSGISTGIVLASLVFLPVAAMSNADRLAWGWRIPFWSSIVVLIVAFLVRRTLEEPIVFEEKAQHHELVKVPFLDMLKTHPAQFIQVALMSFETVTNTFMQSFGLAYAVSVGINAQTMLWVSIVGNVLAIATQPLSAMFADKFGRKPIFIAGISGSTVLIFVYFWAISTANIPLIFVISTLITAGTYAMSNAIYPAWFAELFNVRVRYSGMAVGLQIGILCAGFTPLLGTALVGKVASNWGPAAWIVAGSTILALIGAIWARETYRTPIHELGNPVRGSK, from the coding sequence ATGAGCAGCTACTCCGACACGCCGTCCGGCATCGTCGACCCCGACATCGCAACCCCCGAGGAGCAGACGCGCCGCGTCCGGCGGGCCAAGAAGGCCGCCCTCGCCGCCTTCCTCGGCGGTGCCCTCGAGTACTACGACTTCTTCGTGTACGCGACCGCGGCGTCCCTCGTGTTCTCCAAGATCTTCTTCCCCGCCGGCGACCCGGTGGTCGCGCAGATCTCCTCGTTCGCCACGTTCGGCGTGGCCTACGTGGCGCGGCCCTTCGGCGCGATCGTCTTCGGGCACCTCGGCGACCGGATCGGACGCAAGAACACCCTCGTGCTCACGCTCGTGCTCATGGGCGCCTCGACCTTCCTCATCGGCGCGCTCCCGGACTTCCACGCCGTCGGCTACCTCGCGCCGGTCCTGCTCGTGGCCCTCCGCCTGCTGCAGGGCCTCTCGGCCGGTGCCGAGACGGCCGGGGCCTCGGCCCTGACCATGGAGGAGTCGCCCGTCGGGCGCCGCGCCTTCTTCCCGTCGTTCTCGATGAGCGGCATCTCCACGGGCATCGTCCTGGCCTCCCTCGTGTTCCTCCCCGTCGCCGCGATGTCCAACGCGGACCGCCTCGCCTGGGGCTGGAGGATCCCGTTCTGGTCCTCGATCGTGGTCCTCATCGTCGCCTTCCTCGTCCGGCGCACGCTTGAGGAGCCCATCGTCTTCGAGGAGAAGGCCCAGCACCACGAGCTGGTCAAGGTGCCCTTCCTCGACATGCTCAAGACCCACCCGGCGCAGTTCATCCAGGTGGCCCTCATGTCCTTCGAGACCGTGACGAACACGTTCATGCAGTCCTTCGGCCTCGCCTACGCCGTCTCGGTGGGCATCAACGCCCAGACCATGCTGTGGGTCAGCATCGTCGGCAACGTGCTCGCCATCGCCACCCAGCCGCTCTCCGCGATGTTCGCGGACAAGTTCGGCCGCAAGCCGATCTTCATCGCCGGCATCAGCGGCTCCACGGTTCTGATCTTCGTGTACTTCTGGGCGATCTCGACCGCGAACATCCCGCTGATCTTCGTGATCTCGACCCTCATCACGGCCGGCACCTACGCGATGTCCAACGCCATCTACCCGGCGTGGTTCGCGGAGCTGTTCAACGTCCGCGTCCGCTACTCGGGCATGGCCGTGGGCCTCCAGATCGGCATCCTCTGCGCCGGCTTCACCCCGCTGCTCGGCACCGCCCTCGTCGGCAAGGTCGCGTCGAACTGGGGCCCGGCGGCCTGGATCGTGGCCGGCTCCACGATCCTCGCCCTCATCGGTGCCATCTGGGCCCGCGAGACCTACCGCACGCCGATCCACGAGCTCGGCAACCCGGTGCGCGGCTCCAAGTAG
- a CDS encoding glycoside hydrolase family 15 protein — protein MPRIEDYALIGDLHTAALVGMDGSIDWLCLPHFDSPACFASLLADPEAGRWIIAPDGASRCTRRQYREGTLVLETEWETEDGAVRVIDFMPPRDGVADVVRVVEGVRGTVTMQTELVLRFDYGHVVPWVRRTERGLHAVAGPDSVYLASTVTLHGAHFRTTGEFTVSAGERETFVLTWGPSHESRPRAVDAEKALQRTMDYWEQWTARSQATGAYREAIQRSLITLKALTYMPTGGIVAAATTSLPEQIGGPRNWDYRYCWLRDATWTLQSLMAGGYTDEAAAWRDWLLRAVAGDPADLQIMYSLHGARRLPEAELDWLPGFERSSPVRIGNAAAGQFQLDVWGEVLDGLALTRNTLSDDGDESWDLQIAIMEHLEKIWDQPDNGLWEMRGPRRHFTHSKVMAWVAADRMVKGVEEDGLPGPVDRWRELRDRIHADVLEHGFDAKRNTFVQSYGSDQLDASLLLIPRVGFLPHDDPRVIGTIEAIQRDLTQGGFVLRYQPESSDDGLPGREGIFVACSFWLVEALLGAGRGDEAEKLFCRLLELRNDVGLLSEEWDPDARRQLGNTPQAFSHFALITTAMQLHHGGAHGSNAPVEGHKRRRRPQKDPASTGT, from the coding sequence ATGCCGCGGATCGAGGACTACGCGCTGATCGGCGACCTCCACACGGCGGCGCTGGTGGGCATGGACGGCTCCATCGACTGGCTGTGCCTGCCGCACTTCGACTCGCCGGCCTGCTTCGCCTCCCTGCTGGCCGACCCCGAGGCGGGGCGGTGGATCATCGCCCCGGACGGCGCCTCGAGGTGCACCCGCCGCCAGTACCGCGAGGGCACCCTCGTTCTCGAGACGGAGTGGGAGACCGAGGACGGCGCCGTCCGGGTCATCGACTTCATGCCTCCGCGCGACGGCGTGGCGGACGTGGTCCGGGTCGTCGAGGGCGTCCGCGGGACGGTCACGATGCAGACCGAGCTCGTCCTCAGGTTCGACTACGGGCACGTCGTCCCCTGGGTGCGCCGCACGGAGAGGGGCCTGCACGCCGTCGCCGGCCCCGACTCCGTCTACCTGGCCAGCACCGTCACCCTCCACGGCGCGCACTTCCGCACCACGGGGGAGTTCACCGTCTCGGCAGGCGAGAGGGAGACCTTTGTCCTCACGTGGGGTCCGAGCCACGAGTCCCGCCCTCGGGCCGTGGACGCGGAGAAGGCCCTGCAGCGGACCATGGACTACTGGGAGCAGTGGACGGCGCGGAGCCAGGCGACCGGGGCGTACCGCGAGGCGATCCAGCGCTCGCTGATCACCCTCAAGGCGCTGACGTACATGCCCACGGGCGGGATCGTCGCGGCCGCGACGACGTCCCTGCCGGAGCAGATCGGCGGCCCCCGCAACTGGGACTACCGCTACTGCTGGCTCCGCGACGCGACGTGGACGCTGCAGTCCCTCATGGCGGGCGGGTACACCGACGAGGCCGCGGCATGGCGGGACTGGCTGCTGCGCGCGGTGGCCGGTGACCCGGCCGACCTGCAGATCATGTATTCGCTCCACGGGGCAAGGCGACTGCCGGAGGCCGAGCTCGACTGGCTGCCCGGCTTCGAGCGGTCCTCCCCCGTGCGGATCGGGAACGCCGCTGCGGGGCAGTTCCAGCTGGACGTGTGGGGCGAGGTCCTGGACGGCCTCGCCCTGACCCGCAACACCCTCTCCGACGACGGCGACGAGTCCTGGGACCTGCAGATCGCCATCATGGAGCACCTGGAGAAGATCTGGGACCAGCCGGACAACGGCCTGTGGGAGATGCGCGGGCCGCGCCGGCACTTCACCCACTCGAAGGTCATGGCCTGGGTGGCCGCAGACCGCATGGTCAAGGGCGTCGAGGAGGACGGCCTTCCCGGCCCCGTGGACCGGTGGCGCGAGCTGCGGGACCGGATTCACGCCGACGTGCTCGAGCACGGCTTCGACGCGAAGCGCAACACCTTCGTCCAGTCCTACGGCAGCGACCAGCTCGACGCGAGCCTGCTCCTCATCCCGCGCGTCGGCTTCCTCCCGCACGATGACCCCCGGGTGATCGGCACCATCGAGGCCATCCAGCGCGACCTCACGCAGGGCGGGTTCGTGCTGAGGTACCAGCCCGAGAGCAGCGACGACGGGCTCCCCGGGCGTGAGGGCATCTTCGTCGCATGCTCCTTCTGGCTCGTCGAGGCGCTCCTCGGGGCCGGGCGGGGCGACGAGGCCGAGAAGCTGTTCTGCCGGCTCCTCGAGCTGCGCAACGACGTGGGCCTGCTGAGCGAGGAATGGGACCCGGACGCGCGCCGCCAGCTGGGCAACACGCCCCAGGCGTTCAGCCACTTCGCGCTCATCACCACCGCGATGCAGCTGCACCACGGCGGCGCCCACGGCAGCAACGCGCCCGTGGAGGGGCACAAGCGCCGTCGGCGCCCCCAGAAGGACCCGGCATCGACAGGGACCTGA
- a CDS encoding glucose 1-dehydrogenase: MKALGVRPGVKDSLELLQVDAPGEAEGGVLVEVIAVGLCGTDKEIVSGEYGEAPAGSDHLILGHENLGRVVSAPEGSGLAEGDLVVGIVRRPDPEPCAACAKGQWDMCRNGKYTEHGIKGLHGFAREQYRAEPDALVKLDPALEGVGVLLEPTTIVAKAWQHTEAIGQRAFFDPKVAVVTGAGPVGLLAALLGVQRGLEVHVFDQVEDGPKPDLVKALGATYHTDTLTDSGVLADVLIECTGVPSVVMETITKHGLDAVTCLTGVSSTGKRLPVDVGAANREAVLGNDVVFGSVNANRGHYEAAAEALKKADGDWLARLITRRVPLDDFGKAFERQEDDVKVVLDVQGA, from the coding sequence GTGAAGGCTTTGGGCGTACGGCCGGGTGTGAAGGATTCCCTCGAGCTGCTGCAGGTGGACGCACCGGGGGAGGCGGAGGGCGGCGTGCTCGTGGAGGTGATCGCCGTCGGCCTCTGCGGGACGGACAAGGAGATCGTCTCCGGCGAGTACGGGGAGGCGCCGGCCGGCAGCGACCACCTCATCCTCGGCCATGAGAACCTCGGCCGTGTCGTCTCGGCCCCCGAGGGCTCCGGCCTGGCGGAGGGCGACCTCGTGGTGGGCATCGTGCGCCGTCCCGACCCGGAGCCGTGCGCGGCGTGCGCAAAGGGCCAGTGGGACATGTGCCGCAACGGCAAGTACACGGAGCACGGCATCAAGGGCCTGCACGGATTCGCCCGCGAGCAGTACCGCGCCGAGCCGGATGCCCTCGTCAAGCTCGACCCCGCGCTCGAGGGCGTGGGCGTCCTGCTCGAGCCGACCACCATCGTGGCGAAGGCCTGGCAGCATACGGAGGCGATCGGGCAGCGGGCGTTCTTCGACCCCAAGGTCGCGGTCGTGACCGGAGCCGGGCCGGTGGGGCTGCTCGCCGCACTGCTCGGAGTCCAGCGCGGCCTCGAAGTGCACGTCTTCGACCAGGTGGAGGACGGCCCCAAGCCGGACCTCGTCAAGGCCCTCGGTGCCACGTACCACACGGACACGCTGACCGACTCGGGGGTCCTCGCGGACGTCCTCATCGAGTGCACCGGCGTACCGTCAGTCGTCATGGAGACCATCACCAAGCACGGCCTCGACGCCGTCACCTGCCTCACCGGCGTCTCGTCCACGGGCAAGCGCCTCCCGGTCGACGTCGGAGCGGCGAACCGTGAGGCGGTGCTCGGCAACGACGTTGTCTTCGGCTCCGTCAACGCCAACCGCGGCCACTACGAGGCCGCCGCAGAGGCGCTGAAGAAGGCCGACGGCGACTGGCTGGCCCGGCTGATCACCCGCCGCGTGCCGCTGGACGACTTCGGGAAGGCCTTCGAGCGCCAGGAGGACGACGTGAAGGTCGTCCTCGACGTCCAGGGAGCCTGA
- a CDS encoding VanW family protein — translation MARRLFGEIHPVTYRISVAKGRFLRNVSDLRPTLHLARTRDVADLPAVVYRHSSLIRRRLGNVNPELQENKAVSLSIAAPKVDGVLIRPGEVFSFWNLVGPVSARRGYKEGLTIDHDRAASGIGGGMCQFTNLIHWMVLHTPLEIVEHHHHSGLDLFPDFNRQIPFGTGTSIVYNYLDYRFRNPTSQTFQLRVSAGAEYLSGELRAEAPLPLKYHVHEQDSCFFRKDGNVYRHNSIYRTARDKRTGLEVLRQHVSTTTALVCYPEELIRFPILDERPLGATVEAR, via the coding sequence ATGGCGCGCAGGCTATTCGGCGAGATCCACCCCGTCACGTACCGCATCTCCGTGGCGAAGGGCAGGTTCCTGCGGAACGTGAGTGACCTGCGGCCGACCCTGCACCTGGCGCGGACCCGCGATGTGGCAGACCTCCCGGCGGTGGTGTACCGGCACAGCTCCCTGATCCGCAGACGCCTGGGCAACGTCAATCCGGAGCTGCAGGAGAACAAGGCCGTGAGCCTGTCCATCGCGGCGCCGAAGGTGGACGGCGTGCTGATCCGGCCCGGCGAGGTGTTCTCGTTCTGGAATCTGGTCGGGCCGGTGAGCGCGCGGCGCGGCTACAAGGAGGGCCTCACGATCGACCACGACCGGGCCGCGAGCGGGATCGGCGGCGGGATGTGCCAGTTCACCAACCTGATCCATTGGATGGTGCTGCACACGCCGTTGGAGATCGTGGAGCACCACCACCACTCGGGGCTCGACCTCTTCCCGGACTTCAATCGCCAGATTCCGTTCGGCACGGGCACGTCCATTGTGTACAACTACCTGGACTACCGGTTCCGGAACCCGACCTCGCAGACCTTCCAGCTCCGGGTCTCGGCCGGAGCCGAGTACCTCTCCGGGGAGCTCCGCGCGGAAGCGCCCCTCCCGCTCAAGTACCACGTCCACGAGCAGGATTCCTGCTTCTTCCGGAAGGACGGCAACGTCTACCGGCACAACTCCATCTACCGGACCGCGCGGGACAAGCGGACCGGGCTCGAGGTGCTTCGGCAGCACGTGTCCACCACCACGGCGCTGGTCTGCTACCCGGAGGAGCTGATCCGCTTCCCGATCCTCGACGAGCGCCCCCTGGGCGCCACCGTGGAGGCCCGCTGA
- a CDS encoding DUF779 domain-containing protein gives MATEHEAALAARPALPGEDFSRVALTAPALALLDTLWERHGPLMFHQSGGCCDGSAPMCYPAGEFLTGDADVLLGVFDVPGRGELPFWMSREQFGYWSHTRLTVDVVAGRGSGFSLEAPEGKRFLIRSEILDIP, from the coding sequence ATGGCCACCGAGCACGAGGCAGCCCTCGCGGCACGGCCGGCGCTGCCCGGGGAGGACTTCTCCCGGGTCGCGCTGACCGCGCCCGCGCTGGCCCTCCTGGACACCCTCTGGGAGCGCCACGGGCCGCTGATGTTCCACCAGTCCGGCGGGTGCTGCGACGGGTCGGCGCCCATGTGCTACCCGGCCGGGGAGTTCCTCACGGGCGACGCGGACGTCCTCCTGGGCGTCTTCGATGTGCCCGGGCGCGGGGAGCTGCCCTTCTGGATGTCCCGGGAGCAGTTCGGGTACTGGTCCCACACCCGTCTCACCGTGGACGTGGTGGCGGGGCGCGGGAGCGGCTTCTCGCTCGAGGCCCCCGAGGGCAAGCGGTTCCTCATCCGCAGCGAGATCCTGGACATCCCCTAG